In Ananas comosus cultivar F153 linkage group 10, ASM154086v1, whole genome shotgun sequence, the sequence TTGAGCTTGGCGCGGTACTGGCAATAGGACTGGAACTGGTAGACGAACTCGTCGACCATGTCCCAGAGCCACTGGTTGGGGAGCTGCATGTTGACGACGCCGTGGAGGACGACGCCGAAGAGGCTGCAGTAGTTGTCCCAGGACTCGACGCGCTGGCGCGCGGTGGGGGAGAGGCGGGCGTAGAGGTGGCGGAACCACATCTCGCGGTAGAGGAGGCAGAAGACGTGGTCGTTGTCGACGTAGGGGGCGATGGCCTCGGCCGAGGGCCAGGGGCTCTCGCGGAACATGCGGTCCGTGAGCCGGTGGAAGCTCCCCTCGTACATCTGGTGGATCTCGTACACGTTCTTCTCGCGGATGTGGCGGTAGAGGTGGACGACGAAGGTCTTCACGGAGTCTGGGACGAGCCGCGAGGGTCGTCGTAGTCGTAGGAGGACGCCATGGACGGGACGGGGCGGGGGCGAGAGCTagggtttttcttttctcttttttaggGTTTCGACGCGGTGTGccgggggaagagagagagaaaagtgggAACGGAAAGGAGATTAGGGTTTGTGTGGGAACGTTACTGGAGTGGATGGGATATTTTGTAAGTTAGTACCTCATTTTTTGAGTATTTAGCGAATGTGTTTGCTCGCTTCTTAGAAAGTTAGATGGAAGAGTGAAATTTGTGCATATATCCTTCGCATTGCTTATATTCGCACATAGACGCTTCTGCTGAACTGCTTCTGTAGAAAAAGAGCTTCGAgttttaaatcttttaatttttttgtttaaaatttttctagacttttacttcattttatttaaattattatttcatagCATTTAAAAACTATTATCTGCGTGCATCCACACCATCTATACATCACCCCTCCCATCCCCTTTCCACCAAATTATTAATTGTTAAGAAAacacaaaatatattaaaacggATGTGGATTGTGGACAACTAATgaaactgcaaaaaaaaaaaaaatttatacaatttttcACTAAAGTAACTAATATAATTTGATTctaaaaacaattaaaaagttaaaaattctCCATATACCTACGGGTCTCGTAACGGGTAACCCGGCCCGAAATTAACTGTGGCCCGGCCTAGCGTTTGCTAAGATAGCACCTAGGGCATGTTTATTTTTGCGGACCTCAGAGACTGAACTCGTGACTTCGAAAAGAACTATAAGCGGTGTCGGCATTTGTTGCAGTACCGAAATTGTGAGATTATCCAGACTCCCACCCAGAATTACATGAAAATCGGCCATTTGACTTCGATGGAGCATGAAAATCGGCCATTTGCAGGGCGAAGTCGAGTTCATGAAGCTCACAAATTCCAACTTTCCACTTTGGAGCAGTCTCTTAATCTGTTGTTCGTCTTTCCAACCTGACCGTAAACCTTCTCAAAGATAGCTTTAAGAAACTCAAAAGGTTAAGATAAAAAGAGTACAATTTGGATCCACATTATTGACCCAGATGCTTCTTATCACAGAACATCCTTCAGTCACTGCGAACTTTCACTCAGCTGTCAATTTTAGATTATAAGTTTGAAAACAgggaaagaaaacaaagaagaaaaaaaatgagatccCAACAAAATAAGAGATACACAAGACACAAGATACAGATTCACACTATGTTAGCGACCGATTTTCCACGCTTTCATCGTTTATATACAATATACATCGCCCGATCGACTGTCACACGAATAATAATCAAATGTACACCTTAAACACTCTACTGCAGCAACAGTTAGTTTGCCTCAGAATTGACTCACACTCTGTGATCGTTAAAAGTGTTCAAAATTGGATGGCCCTCCTCTAAATAATCATCCGGGCCCTCCTCTTCATCATCGGAGGAGAGAAGCGACGATCCCGCCCAGGCCTTGAACCCTTCGTTCACGCGCCTCGCCATCTCGGGGGTCACTTCGGCGGCCGAGCCAAACATCTCGAGCCCGAGGTTGTGGCCCGCGTAGTTGCCTTCGTCGAGAATGGCCGCAGCTTTCCTCTTAAGGAAGTTGGATGTGCCGCCATACAAGATCACTAGACCCCAGGAGACAATCTCGTAGCACCAGAAGAGAGGGATGGAGCAGCTGCTTCCTTGAGTCAGGAGAGTCGATCCAAGGAAAATCGCCATGAGACCAAAGATCACGGCGAACACAGTGTTGAGAATCGAGAGGCACCGCACCCCACCTGCAAAAAGTGTGTGGAATTGAATAGGTGAAGTGTAGTTAAGCAAAATGAGAAATTGACTACGGAACATAGAGGGCTGAGTTGTGTTATCAGGGTACATATtgatctattttttttgttcatatatTTGCAATTGGGCCTGGATTGTGCTATCAGATCCTTATCTTCTTTGTCAGTATTAGACTGAAATTGCCTCACATTTTTCAGCAAATGTAAAATCATAAGACAATTATCTCTCTTGATAACTGCAGACTGGAGTTAGTCAATAATCTTAGATCACGACTATAATATGTACATGCTCAACAACACACAACGTTTAGGGGCAAAAACAAATTAGTAAGTTCAACTTTTCCTGTTTCAGCTCATCCACCATCTAACATCTTAGACATGGCTTGTACGCATTTCCCGTTCAGCAGACATCACATGTCAATCAGCTATTCTAAATCTTTCATTTGATAACCTCCTTTCATAATCCAGCAGCTATAAGCCAAATTGTACACGGAGTAATCTTTTTCAGTTTTCCTATAAAATCTTGGTCTCATCATCTCCTCCACCAGTCCACAATGCACCATCTTACTGTAATAGAAGTTACTTTGTAAAATATAGGCGAAAATGTATGGAAACCCgttcaactataggccattttgaaatgggtacccaactttttttaatttctttattggTCGACACCCCTCAATTTTGACTTTTTGGAACTCAGTAATTTTAGCCAGGTAATTGGGTAATTTATCAAGTTGATAGGTGATTCATTCAAATTTAACGACCTTAATCACATTAAAGCAAATGAAACTAGAACACTCAACGGCTAATAGCTAATAAAGCCatcaaataatcaaaattttcagcTTCATTAACTAGGATAAGTTAAACTAAAAACTGTTAAAAGTTAAGGGGGATGTcatcaataaaaataatgttgaggggcctatttcaaaatgtcCTATGGGCAAAGTCTCAGTAAATGCTCATCGAAATTATAAGAAAGCCATACATGgggaaggaaaaggaaaaaaaaaaaaagaaaaaaaggagaagatcCAAGAACAACCAACAACCCAGATATGAGAAAACAGAGCATGTCACTGAACAATAGACAAAATTCTGGAAGGAAGCAAGAACCAACCTCCCTTAGATGCACATAAGTTGTTCTCTACTACTCGGAGGCATGGATGTCTTCTTGGAGCAGCCCAAGCAACAGTCAATCCTGCAGCATTACAAATATGCAATTATAATAGCAACAACTACACAATGGCCATCCATTCAAAATTTGCAGAAGTGTAAAATTAGTGACCTTCCACTTAAAATAGTGTTGGTCCAAAGAGTAAGGTGCTGTAAACCCAACATAACTCATACATATAAGCAAGCAACGCCAGCAGAAAATTTTAgtaagattatatgaaaaacTGTTGCCGGCAGAAACAATCTGAAAAAGGATGCATCAGATCAACAACTGGGTGGACCAGACGTCATGAAATCATTGTCTTGTACAGTGTGGACTTGCAAAAGAAGGTTAGtcgccatagattacttctCCGAACAATATGAAGCTGACTAGAGAACAGGTTAAGGAAGCACACATACGAATTGACAAGTTCTACTAAGTGACAGCTTTATTACATTAGCTATCTAGATTGTAGTGCAAAAGTCTGACAAATGGAACATTCAGACAATAGAAAGCCTCACTATGTGATGCAGATACCAAGTAGCATACTACGATCGAACTAAAATATTAAAGCATTTCTTTCATTTCTGCTTCACAAAAACAACATAAGAATATTATAGAGTGCAGCAGGAATAATTATGAAGAAATAGGGGAAATATTAGACAGGAGAAAGGGAAGAAACATGTGGCAAACCAAGAAAAAAGGACTGAGGGCCAACAGTTCTAACGAAACAAATTTTCTTGAATAAAGAAATCGCTTGTGCGCTGCACAAGCCAAAAACTCATCTGCCCCATAAATCAAACTTGACTGGGTAAGTTGTTGTCCAGGCTCTTCTAAAcacaaaggaaaaagaaaaggtcgAATATAGCAATGCCAGCCACAGCTTTACCCATTCAACCAAAACATTTATCAAAAAGCCTCAATCGGAAAAGTATAAACGCCAGTAGATATCCTCGCAAGTGTTGAATTCGTGCTCCAAGTGAGTTCCTTGTATCACAAATTCAACACCTAAAACGATATCTACAATTTTTTCTACTTTTCCGATTGAGGCTTCCAACAAACAGTTTGGAAGCTCTTTAGATGTCCAAACAAACTGTCCAACATGTTACTTCCGAACCATTTTCATGAGAATTTTCGGAATAGACTAAATATCATATTGTGTCCTTAGAACGAACATTAAAATTCTGCGACTTCCGTTATTTTGATTAAACACCGATGTCGATCAGAGCTTCAAAAAAGAGAAAGTTTCGCTAATGATGATTCACTCTACTGCGCCTtcatattttctaattttctataGAATATATTGTCTCATATTTCACAGAATTAAGAACTCTACTAATCCAAGAGCACAAACAAGAGTACAGAAGCAAAATGGCGGCTCACCGGCGAAGAGGAACAAGGCGGAGGCGAGGAAGACGACGGCCGAGGGAACGAACACGACCATCCAGTAGaactccgccgcctcctcctccgtcaTGTAGAACGCGCCGTGGAACGGGTACATGTCCGGGTCCCGCGTCGCGTTCGCCGGGAGCGCCTCGAGCATCCGCCGATCATGGCAGAACGGCCGCCGGCTCGGATCGCCGGGGAAGACGATGCCGAGGCTcacggcggcggcagcgaggACGCCGCGCGCGGGCCCacgccctctcctcctcccgGAGCGCGTCGTACTCGTGCTTCGGCATGAACGCCTGGCGAAGCGCGTCGCCGATGAGCGCCATTGGCGACAAGGCCGGAGAAGAAGCGATCTTCGGATCGGGTAGGGGAATTCGAGAGGGGATCGTGGACGGGAGCTTCGAATGGGCGGaggaaaccctagtttggagGAAGCGAAACCATGGGAGGCATCTCGGAGCATGCGATTTCGAGGGTTTCGGGCTCCGGTTTGAtataaaaccctaaccctagttttTTCGCGATCGCGGGGAGGACGAAGATCGTTGGGTGGGTAAGGTATCGGGGCTTCAGTTAATTACAAAActgtttgtatatatatgtaaaagataaattttttatataaaaaaaaaccactagtattagtaattaattaacttaataaaTACATGTCTAAGTTAATAGGAAATTTTGTAAGGAGATTAGTGATAAGATATTATGAACACCATTGAGGTTTATAGGGTGAGATTTTCGCGATTTATAAAGTTCTATGcgcattaataaaatattagacaaGTTTATAAgactataattaaaataaggccaatttgcataaaaaattcacttattttgggcttttgcaaaatcgggccaccttttttatttttgcaaatttggtccctttttttagcaaactgacgaaaatacccttatacatttttctctctcctctttttttctctcattctttttttctttctcttcccagagaacGGCGGAGACAGAGCGGAGGCGACCTGCTTCGATTTTGTCCGGCGCATTCTTACCCTCGCTCGCACATCTCctaccttcctcgcctccgaccccgccgagacTGTGCCGcgactctttcttttttttcctctccgactctcctccaccgtctccgatgacgacgcctctctcgtccttccccgtccttctcgtcctctctctctccctcctcctctgccgcctccgacaaCGACGCAACTTTGCAGGCGCAGACGTCGACGCCGATACcatggaggtcactgcggcgctgcagcctcagagcggggggtccttagtgGCGTCGTCGCtggcgccgtggccgttggcagagagggatgacaaaaaaaaaattatagaagaagcaagaaaaaaaataaaaataaaaaattataaaaaaaaaggatgaagatgaaattgtatcgttaactgcaaaaaaaattataagttgcactacttaagatgtaaactgcagctttaagatgaaaaattacactctttaaacaaaaattatattctttgggagatatttacactgttttttctcttattgcactctttcagatgtacaCTGCATcaattaagatgaaagttacacactttaaacgaaagttgtactctttaagagatatttatactgtttctccacttcttgcactctttgagatgtaaactgcaccccttcAAGAggtatttatactgtttctcctcttgttgcactatttcttctcttgttgcactatttctcttcttgttacactgctttttatcttaaactgcactctttaagaggagaaacagtgtaacaagaggaaaaatggtgcaacaaagaaaaaacagtgcaaaaagaggagaaacagtataaatatctcttaaaggggtgcagtttatatctcaaatagtgcaagaagagaagaaacagtgtaaatatctttcaaagagtgtaatttttatttaaagaatgtaattttcttattaatggatgcagtttatatttgaaagagtgcaataagtagggatgcaaacggagcAGATCTAGGAgcgggagccccgccccgcctcccgccccgactagcaaaatcccgccccgcctcccgccccgaatccgtgacgggttaaaaaatacatcccataatccgccccgtCTCGTAACCCGCCTCCTGCCGATGCCCCGAAcccgccccgccaactaatattttttataaaattataatattattaatattttataaattataaattaataatttttaataatattatatatatataatttaacaatattaattataaaaataaaaaataccaatcacaattcaaaacaaaattcaaaagtttcaaatacattagaaatgagaatactaacttatttgtattttgaactttttttataaatacattattttttaagaatattttttaaaatataaatgattttcgagacggattcggggtgGATTCGGGGCCGATCATGGCGGAGCGgaatcggggcggattcggggcgggtcaaaatttctcccgtttcctgccccgactCCGTCccggatcgtaaaatttaccTCGTTTTCTGctccgaatccgtttattttctcctatttactGTCCCCGTTGGGGCGGGAGCTctaccaacccggatccgtttgcatccctagcaataagaggagaaacaatgtaaatatctcccaaagaatgtaattttcgtttaaagagtgtaattttcatcttaaagctgcagtttacatcttaagtagtacaactttataattttttttgtagttaacgatgcaatttcatcttcatccttctttttctataattttttatctttatttttttttcttgcttcttctatagtttttttttgtcactcCTCTCTGCCAACAGTCACGGCGCCGGCGAtaacgccgctaaggaccccccgctccgaggctgcagtgcCGCAGTGACCTGCATagtgtcggcgtcggcgaagatgcgtcgtcgtcggaggcggcagaggagaagggagagggagaggacgagaagggcggggaagggtgagagaggcgtcgtcgtcggagaggaaaaaaaaaaatcctccgcGGCGCCGTTGTCGACGGAGAAGTgtcgtcgtcgaaggcggcgGAAGAGGtgaaggaggagggagagggaaagggtgAGAAAGGCGAGAGAGTGTGAgatagtcgtcgtcgtcggaggcggtggaggagggtcggagaggggaaacaaaaaaagttgcagcgcggcctcggcggtgtcagaggcgaggaaggcgggggGGTGTGCGGGCGAGGGTAAGGACGCGTCGGACAAAACCAAAGCAGGCCGCCTTCGCCTcaacctccgcctccgcctcggtCTCTGCCGCTCTctggaaagagaaagaaaaaaagaacgagaaaaaaaaagaggagagagaaaaaaggtataagggtattttggttagtttgctgaaaaagcggaccgaatctgcaaaaacgaaaaaggtggcccggttttgcaaaagcccaaaataagtggattttttatgcaaattggccttaaaataattagaagaaacttaattaaaaaaatagaagaagaaatgTTAGGCGTGACTGTCAGAGGTATTTAGTGATCGTttagttagatgtaattataaatgtagTGTAGTTAGAAATACATGTACTTGAAAATGAAACAGTTACAACTACATGCATcctatttggttggatgtagtagaaagcgctgcaaatataaataatttgtttggttgcatgtagttgagaaataatttttaaaattttatcattttatatatatgatggtgagattaactccaatgtaaaaaagaaaaataatttttgtttaaaaaataattgaccAGGTAAgcatactttttatttaaagttattctctccaactgctgcagttggaactacggccaatttgggcgtagttcaaACTACTGCAATTGGACCTGCTCCTGCATTTTCTACTGTAGGGACTAAAGTAAAAATCGTGCAAATGTTGGACAAATAGTGCAATTAACcctcaatttaaaaaaaacacaaacatgTAGGTCCCACAAAACCCCACAAATAAGGAGAGAGTTTCATTTGGTtgccaaattatatatttataaattccCAAACCGAGTCCCGGATGAAGCAATATATCCTTGCCTATGGGCCAATAGACTCGCGGatctaataatataatttagaaaatatgaagcaagtagactcgaacttaggaccttATATATCGATCATTAAGTCTTTTGCCATTTGCGTTAAAACTAGTCggtattaaaaaaaagggcttGATGATTGATATCCGAGTTTCCAAGTTTGTAAactagttgttttatattttcaaatagttttatttctgaaaaataataaagcaggtatcataatattttttttatatacgaattaggctactatactattataatacAAAACGcttgatgctattaggtttttggctcTTTGAGGGATGTGCGGTAAGAATGATAGTGGTACCCTAGGGTTGAGcaggtgattggttgaataatatgatttaacggatgaaatTGGTCAAAGGGATAGCTCTAACatcaaaaaacttgatagcactaagCGCTTGATATTgtcaatagcatagtagctggactcttcTAAataagcaaacggctcatatatgCCACaaaaaactatcaattttgtaatcttttgatcactatgtatatatttttaaactttattgaaatttagtttctagacattttaaatactctaaatcaactgTAATGGCCCTGATCATCAATTCGAAATCCCTATCATCTAAAACAACTTACGAGAAGGAAGGCCTCCGTCCTCCTAAAAGGATAGAAGCTggattccatatatatatatagagagagagagagagtacatcTCTGtgttttcgaaagtacggaggcctctgtgtttataagttgttttcgatgataggatatCCGATTTgccgatcggctccattagacataatctacgctattgaagttatctaaaaaccaaatttcataatttttcaacatcatttatcatgcgatcaaaaggtctaaaaaatgactcttttaatggttgatgtggcatgtttttaagttcaacggtgtagatcaatccaaattatataaaattttaaccataacaagatcaatacctttgatttgaaatttgagtcttttatcactattttttatgagatttttattttcagctgttcatttttaggTTATTCGTccactaggcaaatgaagtcaaaatattatgaaatttagtttctagatagttccaatagtgtagatcatgtctaacaaaACCGATCACTAAATTAGATGTCTCAtgatcgaaaataacttataagtacctagatct encodes:
- the LOC109716806 gene encoding LOW QUALITY PROTEIN: uncharacterized protein LOC109716806 (The sequence of the model RefSeq protein was modified relative to this genomic sequence to represent the inferred CDS: inserted 2 bases in 1 codon) — its product is MALIGDALRQAFMPKHEYDALREEERAWARARRPXAAAAVSLGIVFPGDPSRRPFCHDRRMLEALPANATRDPDMYPFHGAFYMTEEEAAEFYWMVVFVPSAVVFLASALFLFAGLTVAWAAPRRHPCLRVVENNLCASKGGGVRCLSILNTVFAVIFGLMAIFLGSTLLTQGSSCSIPLFWCYEIVSWGLVILYGGTSNFLKRKAAAILDEGNYAGHNLGLEMFGSAAEVTPEMARRVNEGFKAWAGSSLLSSDDEEEGPDDYLEEGHPILNTFNDHRV